The genomic interval CGGTGCGCGACGGTCTGTCGCTGCTCGATCAGGCCATAGCACTCGCCGCCGGCACCGTCACCGCGCAGCAGGTGCGCGACATGCTGGGACTGGCCGACCGCACCCGCGTCATCGACCTGTTCGAGGCCGCCGTCTCCGCCAAGCCGGCCGAGGCGATGGACATCCTGGCCGACCTGCACCGCGTCGGCGCCGATCCGGTGGTGATCCTCCAGGATCTGCTCGACCTCGTCCACAATCTGACCCGCCTGAAGGTGGTGCCGGACAGCGCCAACGACCCCTCCCTGCCGGAAGCCGAGCGCACGCGCGGCGCCTCGCTGTCGACCAAGCTCGGCATGCCGGCGCTGACCCGTGCCTGGCAATTGCTGTTGAAGGGGCTGAACGAGGTGCAGGCCGCCCCGGTGCCGCAGCAGGCGCTGGAGATGGTGATCGTCCGCCTGTCCTACGCCGCCGACCTGCCGACCCCGGGCGAGCTGATCCGCCAGTTCCAGGCCCAACAGGCCTCCGGTGGAGCCGGCGCCCCGATGGGCCGTGGTCCCGGCGGCAATGGCGGACCGGTTGCCGTCGCCACCCAACCTTCCTCCATGGCGACCCACGCCGTCGCCCGCTCCATGGGCTCCGCCCAGCCGCAGAGCGCTCCGGTGGCGCAGGCGGCACCCGCCCCCATGGCCACTCCGGCCCCCATTGCGGCCGGAGAAGAACTGTCGCCGATGCCGCACGACTTCCGTGCGCTGGTGCAGCTGTTCTCCGAGCAGCGCGAGGGCGCGCTCTACGGCTATCTGATGGAGACGGTGCAGCTGGTCCGCATGGAGCCGGGCCGGCTGGAGCTGAAGCTCCGCCCGGCCGCCCCGCCGACCCTGCCGGCCAAGGTCGGGCAGTTCCTGACCGAATGGACCGGCCAGCGCTGGATCGTCGCGCTGTCGGACGGCCCGGCGCAGCCGACGCTGGCCGAGCAGGATCAGGCCGAAAAGAACCGCGCCTGGGCCGAGGCGGAGGCCAACCCGGTGGTGCGCGCCGTGCTCGACGCCTTCAGCGGAGCGAAGATCATCGACGTCCGCGACCTCGCCGAAGTTGCCGCGGCGGAGAGTGCGGCGGTTGCGGATGACGGCGAGACACCCGATTTCATGGTTCAGCAGCAGGACGATGGGGTGTATTACCCCCTCGACGACGAAGGAGAGTACTGACCGATGAAGAATATCGGCAACATGATGAAGCAGGCCCAGCAGATGCAGGCCAAGATGCAGGAAATGCAGGCGAGCCTGGAGCAGGTCGAAGTGACCGGCCAGAGCGCCGCCGGCATGGTCGTCGTGACCGTCAACGGCAAGAGCGAGATGAAGAAGGTCAAGCTCGACAAGTCCGTCGTCGATCCCGAGGACGTCGAGGTTCTGGAGGACCTGATCGTCGCCGCCTTCAACGACGCCAAGAAGAAGGTCGAGCAGCACGTCGCCGAGGAGACCTCGAAGATGATGGGCGGCCTCAAGCTGCCGCCGGGCATCAAGCTGCCGTTCTGATCCAATAGTCTTTTGTGAGAATCCCCTCTCCCCGGAGGGGAGAGGCGGATTTGCACATCGATGATCGGACCTGAAATCGAACGCCTGATCCAGCTGCTGTCCAAGCTGCCGGGGCTAGGTCCCCGGTCGGCGCGGCGGGCGGCGCTGCATCTGATGAAGCGGCGGGACAGCCTGCTGGTGCCCCTGTCGGAAGCGATGGCGGCGGCCGGCGAATCGATCCGCGCCTGCTCCGTCTGCGGCAATCTGGACAGCCGGGATCCCTGCACCGTCTGCTCCGACCCCACGCGCGACCGGTCGGTCATCTGCGTGGTGGAGGATGCCGGCGACCTGTGGGCGCTGGAGCGCACCCGCGCCTTCCGCGGCACCTATCATGTGCTGGGCGGCCTGCTTTCGGCCTTGCAGGGCGTCGGTCCCGACGATCTGAACATCGCCGGCCTCGCCGAGCGTGCCAAGGACCCGGCGGTGCGCGAGATCATCCTGGCGCTGAACGCCACCGTCGACGGCCAGACCACCGCCCATGTGGTGACCGACCGCCTGACCGACTCCGACGTGTCTGTCTCCCGCCTCGCCCATGGCGTCCCGGTCGGCGGCGAACTGGACTATCTCGACGACGGCACGCTGACCGCCGCGCTGAAGGCACGGCGGCCGCTGTAATCCACGTCTTTGTAGTCCTTTACCGCTCGAACAGCCCGACCAGTTCCACATGGGCCGACCACAGGAACTGGTCGACCGGCCAGACCTTCACCAGACGATAGCCGCCATCCACCAGAACCCGCGCGTCGCGGGCGAAGCTGGCGGGGTTGCAGGACACCCCCACCACCCGCGGCACCTTGGCTCCGGCGAGCGTTCCCGCCTGGGCCGCCGCACCGGCGCGCGGCGGATCGAACACCACGGCATCGTAACGATTGAGTTCCCTGGCGCTCAGCGGGTTCTCGAACAGGTCGCGCCGCTCCGCCGTCAGCCGCAGCCCCTGCACCGAACGGCCAAGCGCCGCCACCGCCGCCTCGTCGCCTTCGACCGCATGGACCGCAGCCTGTTGCGCAAGCGGAATGGAAAAGGTGCCGATGCCGGCGAACAGGTCGGCGATGCGGGCGGCCTGCCCCACCCCGTCACGCACCGCGGCGACCAGGGCCGCCTCACCCTCGGCACTCGCCTGGAGGAAGGCGCCGGGCGGCGGCTGGATCGGAACGCCTGCGAAACGGATGAAGGCCGGCCGTCGGTTCGCCACCGGCTCCGCTGCCGCGCGGTCGGTCGGCTGCCAATTGATGCGGGCGACGCGCTGCGGCTCGAACCCGACCAGCGCCTCGCGCGCCGCACGGTCCAGGCTACGCGGCCCGACCAGCAGCAGGTCCACCCCGCCCTCCAGATCGGTCAGCACGACGTCGGCATCGCCGCCGTCCGGCAGCAGGCCGTTCAGCAGGGTCCGCAGAGGCTCCACCAACGCGAACAGGCGGGGCGCCAGGACCGGGCACTCCTCCAGATCGACCAGCCGGTGGCTCTGCCGCTCGTTGAAGCCGAACCAGACCCGTTTGCCCCGCTTCAGCGCCGCGAAGCGGGCGCGGCGCCGGGCCCCGGCCGGCGTCCGCGCCAGCGGCTCCATCGCGACATCGCCCAGCCCCACCCGCTCCAGCGCCCCGCGCACCATCCCGACGTTCCAGCCGGCGTACGTCGCATCGTCCATCTGCTGGAGCGTACAGCCACCGCAGCGGCCGAAATGCCGGCAGGGCGGTGTCTGGCGGCCGGGGCCGGGTTCCAGCACCTCCAGCAGTTCGGCCCGTACGCCCTCGCCTTTCCCGTCGCTTTCGGCAACACGTACGCGCACGCGGTCGCCCGTCACCGTATAGGGCACGAACAGGCGCAAGCCGTCAGCGAACGCCAGCCCGTCACCGCGCGCACCGACGTCGGTGATGGACACCTCCATCTCCCGCGCCTCGACAGGCGGCTGGGCGGTCTTGCGGGTCGGCTGGCGTCCCTTGGTGAAAGGGCGCTTGGCGGGGCGGGTCATGGTGGATGTCCGTGGGGAGATGCAGAGCGACAACGCCCCCCTTTACGCCTCCAGCAGCTTGGCGCGCAACGGTTCCGGGATCGGCGTCGGACGATGGGCAGCCTTGTCGACGATCACCGCCACCGCTTCCTGGGTGGCGATGCAGCGGTCGCCCAGGAAGATGGCGCAGCCCAGCGTGATCGAGCTGGTGCCGACCCGCAGTGTCCGCGCCCCGATCCGCACGGTGTTGGGATAGAGCAGCTCCGCCTTGTATTCGATCAGGCTCCGGGCCAGCACGACGGTCCAGGGATCCTCGTCGCGGAAGCCGCCGGCGCCATGCAGCAGGGCGATGCGCGCCTGTTCGAAGAAGACGCCGATCGCGTTGTTGTTGACGTGCCCGACCGCGTCCAGGTCGTTGAAGCGCACGCGCTCCTCCCACCAGAAGCGATAGAGGCCGGGGCTGGTCAGGTCGGGCGTGCCGGTCATGCCGTCTTCCTTACCGTATAGGTCAATGCATCCCCGGACTGTGGCGTATGGTCCGGAGCGGCGCAAGCCCGGCTTCCCGCTTTACGGCCTCAATTCGCGCCATATTTCCAGTGGACCCCGCGAATTCCCGCGCCAATCCCCGATGGGCCGTGTTATTGGAGTCGGACCAACCCCTCCGCAACGGACCGGACGATGAGCAAGGACACCACCAACCAGACGGCCGAGGCGCTGTTCGAAAAGGCGCTGTCGATCGCCGAAAAGCATCTGGATGAGGCGATCAAGGAAGGTGGCCCGCTCGGCCCCTACATCGCCGTCGCCATGATCGAGGCCGCGGTGAACGCCGCCGTGGACGAGACCAGCCACGAAGACGTCATCGACATGCTGCGCGACCTCGCCGCCCAGATCGAGGCGGACGCCGACGAGGCGGAAGAAGACTGACGCTTACGCCGGCTCCAAAGCCGCTGCGGCCCCTGCCTGCCGGCGCGCCTCGCGCCGGCGCAGGATCTCGTAGACGACGGCGCCCAGGATGGTCAGCGCGATCAGCACCAGCGAGAGCGCGTTGACCGCCGGGGTCAGGCCGGTGCGCACCTTGGTCGCGATGTAGACGGTCAGGGTGGTGTCCAGCCCGCGCACGAACAGCGTGGTGTTGTAGTTCTCGAAGCTCTGCAGGAACGCCAGCAGGGCCGCCGACAGGATCGCCGGCATCAGGTACGGCAGCGTGATGCGCCGGAAAACCTGCCCATGCGTGGCGCCGAGGTCGAGTGCCGCCTCCTCCAGCAGCGGATCGAACCGCTCCAGCCTTGCCGAGAACAGCAGCATGGCATAGGCGGCGATGAAGCTGGACTGCGCCACCACGGTCAGGAACAGCCCGCCGCTGACCCCGAACCATTCCCGCCAGAACACCAGGGTGGAGATGCCGACGATCACCCCCGGCGTCAGCAGCGGCGACACCATCAGCGCGTAGAGGAAGGTCTTGGCCCGGCTGTGCAGCCGGTCGAGCAGCAGGGCCGCCGCCAGCCCCAGCGGCACCGCCAGCGCGATCACTCCCGCCCCGACCAGCAGGCTGGTGCCCAGCGCCGCCCACATGCGCTGGTCGTCCCACAGCGCCTGGAACCAGCTCAGCGTGAACCCCATCCAGGGCGTCACGGTGGGAAAGCGGCTGCTGTTGAAGGTCGCCGCCGCCATGATGCCCAGCGGCAGGAACAGATAGCCGAAGAACAGGACCAGATAGGCGCCGGTCAGCAGGCGGCGGAGGCGGGCTGCGGTCATGATTGCGGGCTCACTTCGCGATGGCTCATTTCGCAATATCGGCCAGCCCGACACGGAACAGCCGCATCGCGCCCAGGATGAAGCCGATGCACAGCACCAGCAGGATGAAGGCGTAGGCCGCCCCCTGGTTCCAATTCCCGCCCTCGAAGAACCAGTTGTAGATGATCTCGGTGAACCAGCGGCTGTTCGGCCCGCCCAGCAGGGCGGGCACGGCATAGCTGCCGGCGGCCAGCATGAAGGTCATGATGCTGCCGACGGCGATGCCCGGCTTGGCATGCGGCAGCACGATCCGGCGGTGGATGCGCAGCCAGCCGGCACCGAGGTCGCGTGCCGCCTCGATCTGGTTGCGGTCCAGCGACTCGATGGCGTTGTACAGCGGGAAGACCATGAACAGGATGTAGACATAGACCATCCCGACGATCACCCCGGCGTCGCCGCCCAGGAAGCGCTGCGGCTCGTCGATGATGCCGAGCCACAGCAGAATCGCGTTCAGCGGTCCGTTGAAGGCCAGGATGATGTACCAGGAGAAGGTGCGCAGCAGCTCGTTGATCCAGAAGGGCACGATCAGCATCAGGATCAGCAGAGGCAGGCGCCGCCTGGGCGCCACCTGTGCCAGATAGAAGGCGACCGGATAGCAGACGGCCAGCGTGGTCGCGGTGACGAGCGCGCTTGCCCAGATCGTCTTCAGGAAGATCACCAGATGGATCTGGTTGGTCCACAAGGTCAGATAATTTTTGACCGTGAACACATCCTCCGGCCCGCCGAGCTTGGACGGCGGCAGCGACGGCCGGAAGGAGAAGCCGATCATCATCAGCTGCGGCAGCACCACCAACAGCACCAGCCAGACCGCCACGGCCAGCAGGATCACCCCGGTCAGAACCGGGCCGTACCGGCGAAGAACCTCCGTCATTCGGGCGCTGCTCCAGCCTGTGGGACCGATTCGACGCCTAACATGGAGATTCCCGCCGACGCAAGCGCGGCTATGTGACGATGACGTTCAGCAGAGGGGTCTCAGCCCAGATTGTGCTTGGACACCACCGCGGCGAAGTCGTCGCCGAAATGCTCGCCGA from Azospirillum sp. TSH100 carries:
- a CDS encoding ABC transporter permease, with protein sequence MTEVLRRYGPVLTGVILLAVAVWLVLLVVLPQLMMIGFSFRPSLPPSKLGGPEDVFTVKNYLTLWTNQIHLVIFLKTIWASALVTATTLAVCYPVAFYLAQVAPRRRLPLLILMLIVPFWINELLRTFSWYIILAFNGPLNAILLWLGIIDEPQRFLGGDAGVIVGMVYVYILFMVFPLYNAIESLDRNQIEAARDLGAGWLRIHRRIVLPHAKPGIAVGSIMTFMLAAGSYAVPALLGGPNSRWFTEIIYNWFFEGGNWNQGAAYAFILLVLCIGFILGAMRLFRVGLADIAK
- a CDS encoding thioesterase family protein; translation: MTGTPDLTSPGLYRFWWEERVRFNDLDAVGHVNNNAIGVFFEQARIALLHGAGGFRDEDPWTVVLARSLIEYKAELLYPNTVRIGARTLRVGTSSITLGCAIFLGDRCIATQEAVAVIVDKAAHRPTPIPEPLRAKLLEA
- the recR gene encoding recombination mediator RecR, producing MIGPEIERLIQLLSKLPGLGPRSARRAALHLMKRRDSLLVPLSEAMAAAGESIRACSVCGNLDSRDPCTVCSDPTRDRSVICVVEDAGDLWALERTRAFRGTYHVLGGLLSALQGVGPDDLNIAGLAERAKDPAVREIILALNATVDGQTTAHVVTDRLTDSDVSVSRLAHGVPVGGELDYLDDGTLTAALKARRPL
- a CDS encoding class I SAM-dependent RNA methyltransferase, with the protein product MTRPAKRPFTKGRQPTRKTAQPPVEAREMEVSITDVGARGDGLAFADGLRLFVPYTVTGDRVRVRVAESDGKGEGVRAELLEVLEPGPGRQTPPCRHFGRCGGCTLQQMDDATYAGWNVGMVRGALERVGLGDVAMEPLARTPAGARRRARFAALKRGKRVWFGFNERQSHRLVDLEECPVLAPRLFALVEPLRTLLNGLLPDGGDADVVLTDLEGGVDLLLVGPRSLDRAAREALVGFEPQRVARINWQPTDRAAAEPVANRRPAFIRFAGVPIQPPPGAFLQASAEGEAALVAAVRDGVGQAARIADLFAGIGTFSIPLAQQAAVHAVEGDEAAVAALGRSVQGLRLTAERRDLFENPLSARELNRYDAVVFDPPRAGAAAQAGTLAGAKVPRVVGVSCNPASFARDARVLVDGGYRLVKVWPVDQFLWSAHVELVGLFER
- a CDS encoding YbaB/EbfC family nucleoid-associated protein; translation: MKNIGNMMKQAQQMQAKMQEMQASLEQVEVTGQSAAGMVVVTVNGKSEMKKVKLDKSVVDPEDVEVLEDLIVAAFNDAKKKVEQHVAEETSKMMGGLKLPPGIKLPF
- a CDS encoding ABC transporter permease, with the protein product MTAARLRRLLTGAYLVLFFGYLFLPLGIMAAATFNSSRFPTVTPWMGFTLSWFQALWDDQRMWAALGTSLLVGAGVIALAVPLGLAAALLLDRLHSRAKTFLYALMVSPLLTPGVIVGISTLVFWREWFGVSGGLFLTVVAQSSFIAAYAMLLFSARLERFDPLLEEAALDLGATHGQVFRRITLPYLMPAILSAALLAFLQSFENYNTTLFVRGLDTTLTVYIATKVRTGLTPAVNALSLVLIALTILGAVVYEILRRREARRQAGAAAALEPA
- a CDS encoding DNA polymerase III subunit gamma/tau, whose translation is MTDTTAEITAASAPATGQAYRVLARKYRPKTFDELIGQDALVRTLTNAIQSGRIAQAFMLTGVRGVGKTTTARIIARALNCTGPDGTGGPTVSPCGVCDNCRAIAEDRHVDVMEMDAASHTGVDDIREIIDGVRYAPVSARYKLYIIDEVHMLSKSAFNALLKTLEEPPSHVKFVFATTEIRKVPVTVLSRCQRFDLRRVDAQVLKEHFTRVTALEGADIEGDAASLIARAADGSVRDGLSLLDQAIALAAGTVTAQQVRDMLGLADRTRVIDLFEAAVSAKPAEAMDILADLHRVGADPVVILQDLLDLVHNLTRLKVVPDSANDPSLPEAERTRGASLSTKLGMPALTRAWQLLLKGLNEVQAAPVPQQALEMVIVRLSYAADLPTPGELIRQFQAQQASGGAGAPMGRGPGGNGGPVAVATQPSSMATHAVARSMGSAQPQSAPVAQAAPAPMATPAPIAAGEELSPMPHDFRALVQLFSEQREGALYGYLMETVQLVRMEPGRLELKLRPAAPPTLPAKVGQFLTEWTGQRWIVALSDGPAQPTLAEQDQAEKNRAWAEAEANPVVRAVLDAFSGAKIIDVRDLAEVAAAESAAVADDGETPDFMVQQQDDGVYYPLDDEGEY